The sequence GGACGAAGCGATCATCGAACGTTTCTACAAATTATACGACAAAACTGCTCCTAAAGACATCATGCCAATGAGCATTCACGATTTAGGAAATAGCAGTGTAGCAACGGTTCCTACTTTATACGATCTGATTTTACAAGGAAAAATAGAAAACCACGAAATCAATAAAGGCGATGTTCTAATTTTTGCTTCAGTTGGAGCAGGAATGAATATTAATGCTTTTGTTTACCGATACTAGTATTTAGTCGCAGTTTACAGTCACAGTGACCAGTTCTACAAACTGAAAACTGTGACTGTAAACTGAAAACTTAAAAAAGTCCGCATCTTATAGTGCGGACTTTTTTAGTATATTTGCGACCTAATTAAAATCAAGAACGAGAGATTGATTCGTTCGCAATGACTATGTACGAAAAAACGTTTCCGAATAAAAGATTCAAGCTTACTTTAGAATTTTTACAAAAACACGTTAGCACATCTGAAACTATTTTTGATTTTGGAGTTCCAAATCCGTTTTCTAAAATAATGGAAGAAAATGGCTATACGGTCAAAAATACAAAAGGCGAAGATTTAGATAACGATCACACCGCTTTACAAACAGAAGAATATACTGTTTTTACTGCGTTTGAAATTTTCGAACATTTATTAAATCCGTACACGGTTTTAGAAAACGTAAAATGCGACAAATTGCTAATTTCAATTCCGTTACGTTTATGGTTTTCATCAGCATATCGTTCTAAAACGGATATGTGGGACAGACATTATCACGAATTTGAAGACTGGCAACTGGACTGGCTTTTAGAAAAAACGGGTTGGAAAATAACAGATCGTTTACAATTCACACATCCAGTAAAAAAGTTTGGATTAAGACCTTTACTAAGATATTTTACTCCGAGATATTATCTTGTTGTTGCGGAAAAAGTTAAGAACTAAGATTGCTGATTAACGATTTTTGATTTTCGATTTTTAGATGACTTGCGCAGAATCTAAAATCTAAA comes from Flavobacterium sp. KACC 22761 and encodes:
- a CDS encoding methyltransferase — encoded protein: MYEKTFPNKRFKLTLEFLQKHVSTSETIFDFGVPNPFSKIMEENGYTVKNTKGEDLDNDHTALQTEEYTVFTAFEIFEHLLNPYTVLENVKCDKLLISIPLRLWFSSAYRSKTDMWDRHYHEFEDWQLDWLLEKTGWKITDRLQFTHPVKKFGLRPLLRYFTPRYYLVVAEKVKN